Proteins co-encoded in one Pseudorhizobium banfieldiae genomic window:
- a CDS encoding cytochrome b/b6 domain-containing protein: protein MSAKVEVWDPYVRIFHWSLVASIALAWLAADEVKDVHEFAGYAAGALVASRLVMGLIGSRYARFSQFVRGPRKTIAYAAAMLRNREPRHMGHNPLGGLMILLLIFLVSLAGLTGWLQTTDAYWGVEWVSEAHEIVVNTLLVSIALHVFGVAVESVRHGENLALAMVTGRKRPPENDDIA, encoded by the coding sequence ATGTCGGCAAAAGTGGAGGTGTGGGATCCGTACGTGCGAATCTTCCACTGGAGCCTAGTGGCAAGCATTGCGCTGGCCTGGCTGGCAGCCGATGAGGTCAAGGATGTGCACGAGTTCGCCGGCTATGCCGCCGGCGCGCTTGTGGCGTCGCGCCTCGTGATGGGCCTGATCGGCAGCAGATATGCCCGGTTCAGCCAGTTCGTCCGCGGCCCACGAAAGACGATCGCATATGCGGCAGCAATGCTGAGAAACCGCGAGCCGCGCCATATGGGCCATAATCCTCTCGGTGGGCTGATGATCCTGCTGCTGATTTTCCTCGTATCGCTTGCCGGTCTCACCGGATGGCTGCAGACGACGGATGCTTATTGGGGTGTGGAGTGGGTGAGCGAGGCTCACGAGATCGTCGTCAACACCCTCCTCGTATCCATCGCGCTGCATGTTTTTGGGGTAGCCGTGGAGAGCGTCAGGCATGGCGAGAACCTAGCGCTCGCCATGGTGACCGGCCGCAAGCGTCCGCCGGAAAACGATGACATAGCCTGA
- a CDS encoding PepSY domain-containing protein, translated as MKTFIATAIAVLGITATSYAAEKCNVPAAEWQPREALQAKLEKEGWKVRSIKTEDGCYEAYAINVKGQKVEAYFDPKSFAAVDVKIED; from the coding sequence ATGAAGACGTTCATTGCCACTGCCATCGCCGTTCTCGGCATCACCGCAACCTCGTATGCCGCGGAGAAATGCAATGTTCCCGCCGCAGAATGGCAACCACGCGAGGCCCTTCAGGCGAAGCTCGAAAAGGAGGGATGGAAGGTTCGCTCCATCAAGACGGAGGATGGCTGCTACGAGGCGTATGCCATCAACGTCAAGGGTCAGAAGGTGGAAGCCTATTTCGATCCCAAGAGCTTCGCTGCGGTCGATGTGAAGATCGAGGACTAG